CTGCGGTCAGCAAGTTTACTGTGTAATAAAATGGGCACTGTGTTTAGATGACTTTATATAAACACAGTGCTTTTTTAGTTTTGTCACTTTTGTTTATTTCAAGTAGGAGTTATAACAGGAATTCACTATTATTTAGCGAAAAATAACTAAAGTAAAGATGTATGATGCTAGAAGAGGTGGCTTATGCGCTATTGTGTTTTTTGCGGTGTAGAAATACCGAATGATGCGAAATTTTGTCAGATATGTGGCAAAGAACAGCCGGAAGACGCAAATTTAGCTCTGTCTGGTTATGAGTCAGAGGATAAGGAGCAAGGTGCAAATGGATTTTTGAGTTCTCGCAAAAAAATGATTTTTGCCTGTGTGGGAGTATTTATGGCATTGATCGCTGTTGTTACAACGGTTATTATTTTTGTGCTTAAAAGATAGGGAGGTTAGCCTATGTTCTGTCCCAATTGTGGGGTTGCCATCAGTGAAGTGGGAAGTTTTTGTGCGAAGTGCGGCAAAAATGTAGCCTATTTAACAGAGGTTGAAAGTGTTTTAGCAGAGCAACCGGAAAAGGCACAGTCTATTGAGTCGGCAGCCAGAGAAATGGAAGAAGAAAATGCAGCCACCACGGAAGGGGCTGAGAAAACGGCAATAGAAGAGGTACACGTGGTTGCACCACGGATAGTAACGCCATTATCGGAAAAAGTATATTTCTGCAATCAGTGTGGGACATCTGTTTATTCCAAAGATAACTATTGCTATCAGTGCGGGAAGAAAACGCAAAAACAGTATTATTGTGTGCAGGGAAAAAAACGAAAAAAAGTTGTCATAGGTGTAAGTCTTGTTATCCTTTGCTTAGTTGTTGCTGGAGTTTGTTACAAGCTAACAAGTTGAGTTTTTTTGTTGAAGCTTTATTGAATTCTATGTTGCTGAATGTGGAACAACGTTTTAAAAAAAGAAAAATGGGTGAACAATTTGTTAACAATTAATCGAGCTATTTTACACATACTAGACTTCAACTCTGGCATTACCGTTTTCTCAGAACAAGAGTTAGATATTAAAAGTGACAGTGTCATGACCTTTTTAACGAAACATCTTGAAAGATGTTACCATGATCAAAAGGCTCAGTCCGGAACTTTTTATCCAAATAGCAAATTTAAAGAACAGCTATCCGATTATCTTGCGGATAGTTTAGATTTTATTAATTTTTCAACCTACGTAGCGGAATTAATGTATTCTGCTATTTCTCAATCCGATGTATTTAATTCGGCTGATTTACTCATTTGCGATTTCATGGTGGATGATCAGCGTTTTATTGCTATTTTAAAATGTAATAATCGACCTGGTTTTACGCATCAGGTTATCAACGAAAATGAGAAGGTTAAGAATGAGATTATTAGTCACTATGCCATATTACCGAATTTGTCGCAGAAAATTGATGAATATGCATTTATTGAGGCTGATTCATTAGCTATTCATTTTATTGATAAAAAGTGTTCTATTAATGGCACGGATACTGAAATTTTTGCGGATATTGTTTTAGAATGTAGTGCGCGTGTTTCTCCTCAAGATACCATTAAATTGGTAAACTCTATTACACGGACCGTTGCAGAAAATCATGGACAAAACAGTATTGTTGCTGTCTCAAAGGCTAAAAATTACCTAGTAGAAAACACGGAAGTGTCAGATTATCTTGATCCTGTAGAGCTCGGTAGAGAAGTTTTTAGCTCTTCGCCAAGTATGCAAGAAGAGTATTTGCAAGAAGTCAAAAGCGCAGGAATTGCTGAAACCGTGAAAATGGATAAAGAGTTTGCTCTGAGAAAAGGTAAGAATCATAAAATCAAAACAGATACAGGGATTGAAGTATCTTTTCCTGTTGGCTATTTTCAAAATACAGATTATATTGAGATTATCAATAATCCTGATGGTACGCTGTCTATCGAACTGAAAAATATTGGAAAAATAACGAATAAGTGAAGTTGTGTAATAAAATCAATAGCTTGAACTAAAAATCAAGAAGGCCAGGAATGTCAATGAGACGTTCTTGGCCTTCTTGATTTTGGGTTAAAAACATTACTTGCCCATACTTAAGACATCGGCTAGGTTGAGATTGTTTGGATCTATGGGAATAATAAAGTTGCGATTCAACGTAAACTCTTTACCTAACTGTCCCACGTAGAGATGTTCTGCTAATCCTTGGGCATTCAGTTGAGCAATATAAATATTGTTTTTTCCATCCACACCGACGAGGCGGTACTTGCCTTGCGATGGTGAAATGACACGCCAACTGCCATTTCCATGGCGGACAAGAATTGTGTCTTTTTTTAGATCTTCAAATATTAAAGAATCTTGATCAAAGAGTACGCCAATACGGCCAATGCGTTCCGTATTAAAATAAATACGCTGCAAATTATAATTCGCATCAATTCGGTATACACGAAACAGCGGAATGGGCGTGGTAACGGTCTGTACTTGCATATAAACGACATTTGTTGCTGTCGAACAAGCAATATCGGTGATGTGACTGCCAGCAGGAAGTTTCTCAATTGTAGTAGACAAGGCCTCATCTGTGCGGGTAGGATTAATTTGTGTTAGCAGGACTTTACTGCTGTCTTTATTATCTTCGTGGAGCCCCATAAGAGCAATATTACGGTCTTCCAGCCATTTAAAGTAAGAAACTTTTTTAGTGCCTAGATTGATTGTGCGCACTAACTTTTTGCTTGGCAGGGCATATATTTTGACTGTCGTGTTGTCTACACTTGCCACATAAGAACCGTTAGGTGAATAATAGGTTTTACCTGTAATGACAAGATTTTCGTCACTTTCACTTGTTTGAAAGGAAGAAGCTGGTGCAAGCAATATACGATCTAGATATAGATAAGTGCTTAGTTGGAAAGTCACGGCAACAATAATCCAAAGTGTATATTTTTTCCAGTTGTTCACGTGAACCCCCCTTACTGTTGAACAATAAATGCTGTGGGAAGCATTCGTTCCCCAAGTATATCGCAAGGTTTGTTTACTACCTTGCCGTTATAATACATCGTTGTACTAGAGCCGCCGTCAAGGTTGGCTGCTACATAGGCTCCTTGTTCATACAAAATATTTTGTACATCCATGAGCGTTGCTCCAAGGGATGTAGGTTGCCGACCGTCAATGGCAAGTAGTAAGACCGTTCCGTCTTTTCGTTGACCGATGGCTGTACGCGGTGCCACACCCCAGCCGCCGTCTCCGGAAGTGATTAATTTCTTCCCATTTACAATGAGTGGGGGGCCAAATGTTACACCTTCCCTGACATGCATATTTCGCATTTCAGTTGGTGTATAGTCGCCAGCAACTAAAACGCCTGACTGCGTAAAGCCAATTAAAGGCACGGGTTCGTTAATGTCTGCGCCAATTAAAAATTGTCCGTTGTGCAAGATAACTCCGTAGGGCAAACGACCCGTTCCTGTTCCATTAGGATCATAAAATCCGCCAGCGTTAATAGCTGCAAGTGCATTGTTGCTAGCACCAATGTTACTGATTGTTTCGCCTTTTTCCTGAATATTGCGGGCTGTTGCTACTTTAATCAGAGAAGGATCAGATATTTCAATCAAATAGCCCTGAAATCGTCCCCCCTTAATATTGATCATTTTTACGGATTCATCATGCCGCTTATCGATTTGAAACAAGTTTTGCCTGTTCTGCCCATTATTGTCCTTATCGCCAATAATGGACTTAATTTCTTCGTTTGACAACAGCCAAGTAATGTACTGGGGATGCATGGAGGTCATAATGGCACCGATGACGGTACTTTTGATGTTGTTAAAGGGCCCGTACAATACAATA
This genomic window from Pelorhabdus rhamnosifermentans contains:
- a CDS encoding nucleoid-associated protein → MNNLLTINRAILHILDFNSGITVFSEQELDIKSDSVMTFLTKHLERCYHDQKAQSGTFYPNSKFKEQLSDYLADSLDFINFSTYVAELMYSAISQSDVFNSADLLICDFMVDDQRFIAILKCNNRPGFTHQVINENEKVKNEIISHYAILPNLSQKIDEYAFIEADSLAIHFIDKKCSINGTDTEIFADIVLECSARVSPQDTIKLVNSITRTVAENHGQNSIVAVSKAKNYLVENTEVSDYLDPVELGREVFSSSPSMQEEYLQEVKSAGIAETVKMDKEFALRKGKNHKIKTDTGIEVSFPVGYFQNTDYIEIINNPDGTLSIELKNIGKITNK
- a CDS encoding zinc-ribbon domain-containing protein; this encodes MRYCVFCGVEIPNDAKFCQICGKEQPEDANLALSGYESEDKEQGANGFLSSRKKMIFACVGVFMALIAVVTTVIIFVLKR
- a CDS encoding zinc ribbon domain-containing protein, with product MFCPNCGVAISEVGSFCAKCGKNVAYLTEVESVLAEQPEKAQSIESAAREMEEENAATTEGAEKTAIEEVHVVAPRIVTPLSEKVYFCNQCGTSVYSKDNYCYQCGKKTQKQYYCVQGKKRKKVVIGVSLVILCLVVAGVCYKLTS
- a CDS encoding phosphodiester glycosidase family protein, producing MNSFISNNYVRFIAFNLIMFIATSPFIVLYGPFNNIKSTVIGAIMTSMHPQYITWLLSNEEIKSIIGDKDNNGQNRQNLFQIDKRHDESVKMINIKGGRFQGYLIEISDPSLIKVATARNIQEKGETISNIGASNNALAAINAGGFYDPNGTGTGRLPYGVILHNGQFLIGADINEPVPLIGFTQSGVLVAGDYTPTEMRNMHVREGVTFGPPLIVNGKKLITSGDGGWGVAPRTAIGQRKDGTVLLLAIDGRQPTSLGATLMDVQNILYEQGAYVAANLDGGSSTTMYYNGKVVNKPCDILGERMLPTAFIVQQ